The nucleotide sequence ACTAAATAACAAAGTTACAAATAGAAAGACAAAGAAGAAAGCTTCCCAAGGTATCTTGTAAAGAACATTTACTAGAAACGTTGGAAGTTCATTTTGTATTCCTAAATGAGTCGCCCACAAAAATCTGTGATCAAAAGTTGTCGTACCAGTGATCAGAGCCACTGATATTGCTAAAAGATAACAATCCTTTCTGTTTCTCCACAATTTTTTTAGACCAAGCCAAACGCATTGAGATAAAGAGTCAACAATCTTAAAAAACTTGTTATCCTCTGTTTTTGAACTACTCATTTTCACCGCCAAATGCTGAAGTTAAACTGATAATTAAGTCAGTACCAGCTTCTAGCGTGATGTAAGGAGGAGTTTGGGCCATGGCTTCTGCATGTCTTGCGGCTTCCATATCAGTCACTTTAGACACGCCTTGGAATACTGCATTTCTCATTGTTGGTTTAGGAGTAGTCGCACCAAAATCTCCATGAGCAGTCTTTTCTGTTAGTACATCTGTCATGCTAGAGACCATTGTTAAACCAAGTGTTCCTGCTATCCGAATTCCAGTTTCAGAATGAACCTCTCCAATAACACCATTTGAATAGTCAGCGCTATCTAATGCGATGGCCATTATTGCTTTTTCTTCTCCTGTGGGACTAATTGATTTATCAAAAGTCAGATAGATTCTTTCGCCTTTACCGGAATAATTGGCCTTTCCAATAAGCATGGAATTCTTTTCAATAAATTGATCTCCTTTAAAGTTTGCTCCATAAGGCAAAAGAACTTTAACTTGTGAGGTTAAATCTCGTGAGTCAATTGCAGATAAGAGTTTGCCAATGATATTTGAACCATTTGGAAGAACTTTTTTTGATGATTTATCATCGCTTCTAACCAACACTTGCTTTGCTCGATATTCCAGCTTGCTTTGTTGAAGCCCACCAGAACCTTGATTAGATTTTTTCATTACAGGTGGCACTTCATTTTGAATAGGAATCATTTCAATTTCAGTACTCGTCAATTGAGGCTGCTCTTTATGGCCATCAATTAAGCTCTTATCTGTCTTTTGGGAGGTTCCTACTGGTGGTGAATCAAAGACAATAGCAAAAATGGTATAGGTTAGCCCCAGAATGAAGGCTAAAATACTTCCAATTTTTTTCAGGTTAAATCTTCTTTTTCCGCCATCTGTAGTGAACGCGAATCTCTCAAACCATCCAGATTTTTTCTCTGTTATAAATATTTCTCCTCAACGATTTGTTTTGCTTCTAGACCTTGATACTTAATATTCAGAGTGAAACTCCTTTTAGATGGAAGCTTTATTAAAAGGCGAACTGTTGCCTTATGATTTCCTTCTTTTTGATCAATTATTACTTTGTTCTCGCCATAGGTTTTATTCCCTTGAGAGTGCATGAATTTGAGATCATTTACGTTTATGATTTCCTTTTTTAGATGTTCAACTCTTAGGTCAAGAATATAAAGCTTGAGTGAATCATGAAACTGGATTTTATCTGATGTCACAAGTAACTTATCACCAATTGCCTTTTTAAAACTAAACGTATTCTTCTGCTTAGGCCTAGATTCATGCTTTGGAATAATTGGAGATGGCCTCCAACCACGCTTTACTATAACTAAATCGTCATAGTGAGCATCACTATCTACGCTTAGAATCAGTCCATAGGTATTGTATTCACCATATACAAACAAGTTAGTCTTTGCCGTTCCTAGAGGTTGAATGGTTACATCATTATCAATGAATTCAACATTGAAATAATTTTGATTTCCAATGACCACTTTCTTAGGTTTTTCCAAAAAACGCAAAACTGTAGATTGGCCCATCTTAAGATTAATATGACCCATTTCGTTTGAGTTTATGTAAAGATCACGAACCTTTGCATGGGAGATGCTCGCAGCGAAAAAGGTAAATAACAAAATCAATATATTATTTATTCTCATGCTCAATGACTCCGTTGACCAAGATTCCATAAGGGTTCCATCTAGAAGCTTTATCTTTGATTAATTGAAAACTTGCTTCAGTTGGCACGATTAAAGGGATACCATTGAATCGGACAATTTTATCAAATTTTGCAAGTGCTTCTTTGTCATTTACGATGATCTCAATATTTGCGACGTACTGATCAATTTTTGATAATTGCGATTCAGTTTTATCTCTCTTAATTTCACCTTCAAGAGCCTGAAGATATCCATCTGTTGAAAGAGGTGCAATATTCCGTAAGGTTCCTCCGAGATCATCTTTTTTAATTTGATATCTAAGATTGATGAACTCTTTTAAAAAGACTTTAACATCTTCTTGGTTTGGGCCAGCACTTAAATACCTTCCAACGACATAGGACTTACTCTGACCCGTATCTTGAACCACGATTGGATCAGGATTTAGGATAACAAAAATTAGAATCATCATCAGTAATGTTACTAATCCTAAAAATATAGTTGCGATCTGATATAGTTTCAGCTCTTTATTAATTCCCAGCCATTGATTGATTGGTGAAAAAATTTTATTTTTTATCATTATTTCTTCCTTTGTTAAAATTTGGACGTAGTACATTTGGAGGATCAACGTGACGTTCAGGTTTGCGCCAATTTTGAATCCTATTATCTATTCTTTCCTTGGCCATCTGGAGATTTTGTCCAATGGGACGACTAATTTTACCAAATGACGATTTCAAACCATTTGATCCCTGAATCATTAAATTCTTGCCGTTTTTAACCGCCATGCTTTTAATAAATGCACCTGTCGCCGCTGTAGGTACTGCTGCTAATGCTGATGCTGCCCCTGACATTCCATCATTGATTAGGGATTTAGTTGCAAATGGAATAAAGAGCATAGAGACACCAATACAAAGATTAATCAGAATTGATGTCAAAAAGTTATCCCAATTTCCTACTTGTGGAGCGGTTGCCAATTTTAAAAGCATTATCGCTAGAATTGACCATAGCACTTTCCAAACCATGACATTGATCAATCCTTTATAAAGATTAGATGTCACAAAAGAAGTTGATCTTGAGATGTACATTAGAATCATCAGCGGCGAGCAGACGTACAATACTGACCATACATAATGGATAAGTACATTAGCGACGAAGACTCCAAGGTAGGCCACGATATATGAAACTAGACTTAGAATAAAAATAATGGCTTCTCGAAACTTAAGCCAGCTAACGCTATTGTCTTCGTAGTTCTTGCCAAGTTCTCCCATTAAATCCCATAGGCTTTTAACCCCATTGATTTTGTCTGTAATCCCATCACCAACCATTGCAATGAGATTCATAGTCTCGTTGAAAGAGAAGAGTAGGATCATTGAAATCACAGCTCTTCTAATGATATCTCCTGCATTTGGATTTCCTTCTGGCATTTTGAAAAATTCAAAGACAATCAATAGAACACAAAATGGAACTATTAATATCCAATAAATTTGCAAAATCTGAGCGTGAAGCTCCCTACATACCTCTGGTAAATACTCAAACATTAGAATCGAGGTAGGTTAAAATCGCCACGAAAGCTCGTGAGACCACTTTTCAAATCTTGCTTAACTTTTTGATGACCAAGAACTGAATCTTTGCCATCTTTGTTATTCAGGGCCAGTGACTCACTTTGTAGCTTGAGCATTTGTCCATTTACTCTTAATAGCTGATTAAGAGTGTGAAGAATTTGGGCATTTACTTCAGCATTCATTCTAGCAGCACCCTTAGGAGAAGCTTGTCTACTTTGAATTGAAATTTTCACAGCATTTTCCTCTTGAAGACGGCTGTACTCTTTTGAAGCATTAACCATTTTCAGACTTTCAGCGACACTTTGGTCATGAAGAAGTTGCAATGCAGCCTCTTCGCTCTTTGGAATTGCCCCATAAATCTGATTAACTGAGTTCATTGCTGTTTGAAATGATCTTAATTCATCTAAAATCCTTTCATCCTTAACAGGTAGCGAATTCATAAGACCGATGGAGTTCTCAATACCTTGATTAATTAATCGAATGTATTGATCACTATTCTTTGCTGTATCAATCATTAATTTTAATTGCTGATAACGACGAATATTTTCCGTCAATATCTTGGCCAAGTATGCAGCATTGGCCCATCCCGCGCCACCATCACCCCAAAATGCCCTAGACTCAAAAGGAGTAAAAGCGATTGATGAGATAATTATTCCAACCATCAATTTATTTCTTATGATGCCTCCTTTGTTTTGTTTGCAAGTTTTAATAAAATTTCAATTTTGGATAAGTT is from Halobacteriovoraceae bacterium and encodes:
- a CDS encoding TrbI/VirB10 family protein gives rise to the protein MTSTEIEMIPIQNEVPPVMKKSNQGSGGLQQSKLEYRAKQVLVRSDDKSSKKVLPNGSNIIGKLLSAIDSRDLTSQVKVLLPYGANFKGDQFIEKNSMLIGKANYSGKGERIYLTFDKSISPTGEEKAIMAIALDSADYSNGVIGEVHSETGIRIAGTLGLTMVSSMTDVLTEKTAHGDFGATTPKPTMRNAVFQGVSKVTDMEAARHAEAMAQTPPYITLEAGTDLIISLTSAFGGENE